The Cohnella abietis genome has a segment encoding these proteins:
- a CDS encoding helix-turn-helix domain-containing protein, whose translation MIKKFLETANEIQRRFQTEDDEEKQWMIQNSPNPVIAELMKEMTVLSLHVLDAIGKLEPVNGNTISKQFGIPKGSVSKITRKLIARQIILIEHLPDNKKEILFRTTSLGREIYHLHAALHNQIDSNVNGFLQQYKEDDLRLIVSSLGEIVHSSWVYPSTIDESSVPSQKESLCEDIETNIPLRSLVVNEEMNEIMEMLGKLDSRNLKRAKTILNDVFFTVYED comes from the coding sequence TTGATTAAAAAATTTTTGGAAACAGCGAATGAAATACAGCGTAGATTCCAAACGGAAGACGATGAAGAGAAACAATGGATGATCCAAAATAGTCCTAATCCTGTTATTGCAGAGTTGATGAAAGAAATGACCGTTTTGAGTCTTCATGTGCTGGATGCAATTGGCAAGCTTGAGCCTGTAAACGGCAATACTATTTCAAAGCAATTCGGCATTCCCAAAGGTAGTGTCTCCAAAATTACGAGAAAACTGATTGCTCGACAAATCATTCTGATTGAACATCTGCCAGATAACAAAAAAGAAATTCTGTTTCGTACTACCTCATTGGGCAGAGAGATTTATCATTTGCATGCAGCTCTACATAATCAAATTGATAGCAATGTGAATGGTTTCTTGCAGCAGTATAAAGAAGACGATTTGAGGCTTATTGTAAGTTCTCTCGGAGAAATTGTTCATTCATCATGGGTTTATCCGAGCACAATTGATGAATCAAGTGTGCCCAGCCAGAAAGAGTCGCTCTGCGAAGATATAGAAACGAACATACCTCTTCGTTCTTTAGTGGTAAACGAGGAGATGAATGAAATCATGGAGATGCTCGGCAAGTTGGATTCACGAAACTTAAAGAGGGCGAAAACGATTCTTAACGATGTGTTTTTTACCGTTTATGAGGATTAG
- a CDS encoding FAD-dependent monooxygenase has protein sequence MTKQHDIDVLIVGAGPSGSTLAADLLRRGLRVRLIDKATHAFKGSRAKGVQPRTQEVFEDLGVLEEAHAEGGPYPLAGFHLGPITIPWRMQKQNRVTPAVPYPNILLLAQHRTDAILHRLLGRLGLHIEFNTALVGFEQDAYGVTATLSSGETVTSRYLVGADGGSSTVRKAAGIRFVGETDNSDRTLIIDGTIDGLSRNRWHMWPRTHGKSIGACPLPNSNQFQVMIRLNVDESSDLDEAAMAAQFKMLTSYNLHDITWTSVFRPNVRLVENYRLGRVFLIGDAAHVHTPAGAQGLNTGVQDAYNLGWKIGQVIAGAPDSLLDSYQAERQPIAARVLGKSSELYSGLDKQRLSSLKRGDEERQLGISYHAGPLAHIDTQATKTLKVGDRAPDAACTGPDGVQRLFDVLQGPHFTLLAFGANSSLALSELIWPASGAELRRYSVETSHQVEHNCLNDTTGKLRSNYGIFCDTLVLIRPDGYIGCIITTDWLTSFDKMKRMITPS, from the coding sequence ATGACAAAACAACACGACATTGATGTTCTCATCGTCGGAGCTGGCCCATCCGGTTCTACGTTAGCGGCAGATCTACTAAGGCGTGGCCTTAGAGTTCGGTTGATCGACAAGGCAACACACGCCTTCAAGGGGTCACGCGCCAAGGGCGTCCAGCCACGCACACAGGAGGTCTTTGAAGATCTCGGCGTCCTAGAAGAGGCTCACGCGGAAGGCGGCCCATACCCACTCGCGGGTTTCCATCTCGGACCGATCACTATACCTTGGCGGATGCAGAAGCAGAACAGAGTTACACCCGCCGTACCATATCCGAATATTCTTCTACTAGCTCAGCACCGCACCGACGCCATCTTGCACCGCTTGCTTGGTCGCCTCGGCTTGCATATCGAGTTCAACACCGCTTTAGTGGGTTTCGAACAGGATGCCTACGGGGTAACGGCTACACTCTCTTCGGGGGAAACGGTAACCAGCAGATATCTGGTTGGAGCCGACGGCGGCTCAAGCACAGTCCGCAAAGCCGCTGGTATTCGGTTCGTTGGAGAAACTGATAACTCTGATCGTACGCTTATCATCGACGGCACGATTGACGGACTATCTCGTAACCGGTGGCATATGTGGCCACGCACACACGGCAAGTCGATTGGAGCATGCCCACTGCCCAACTCCAACCAGTTCCAAGTCATGATTCGTCTGAATGTAGACGAATCATCAGACCTTGACGAAGCCGCGATGGCTGCCCAGTTCAAGATGCTCACTAGTTACAACCTCCATGACATTACCTGGACGTCGGTGTTCCGGCCTAATGTCCGGCTCGTCGAGAACTACCGTCTGGGTCGTGTCTTTCTAATCGGCGATGCTGCACACGTTCATACGCCCGCTGGCGCGCAGGGCCTCAACACCGGTGTGCAGGATGCTTACAACCTCGGTTGGAAAATCGGTCAGGTCATTGCTGGCGCACCCGACAGCCTCCTTGACAGCTACCAGGCCGAACGGCAGCCAATCGCTGCACGCGTCCTTGGCAAGTCTAGCGAGCTGTACTCTGGTCTCGACAAGCAACGTCTTTCCAGCCTTAAGCGTGGAGACGAGGAGCGACAACTCGGAATCTCTTACCATGCTGGCCCACTTGCCCACATCGATACCCAGGCCACTAAGACCCTAAAGGTAGGAGACCGAGCGCCAGACGCAGCCTGCACTGGACCCGATGGGGTGCAACGTCTGTTCGACGTGCTCCAAGGGCCACATTTTACCCTGTTAGCCTTCGGTGCCAACTCTTCCTTGGCTCTCTCCGAATTGATCTGGCCGGCTAGTGGGGCCGAATTGCGCCGCTATTCTGTGGAGACGAGCCATCAAGTGGAACACAATTGCCTTAATGACACAACTGGCAAGCTAAGAAGCAACTACGGCATTTTTTGCGACACGTTGGTATTGATTCGACCAGACGGCTACATCGGATGTATTATTACGACCGATTGGTTAACATCCTTCGATAAAATGAAGAGAATGATTACTCCATCTTAA
- a CDS encoding IMP cyclohydrolase, with protein sequence MKTVQQDLFENPYPGRTLIVGMTPSGSHYVQVYWIMGRSTNSRNRVFELDGWSVKNKALDPAQMEDPSLIIYYPIRHWENVHIVSNGDQTDTIYDGLQHNRTFEQSLMLREFEPDAPHFTPRISAVINTDLKQYSLSILKTHENDPSVCLRNSYQYSKFKSGIGHCIHTYNSEQNGVLKPFEGDPFEVPLFDSNNEIADFYWERINAENKIALLVKFINVSNQDIQFQIRNKHSTNGTL encoded by the coding sequence GTGAAAACAGTTCAACAAGATTTGTTTGAAAATCCATATCCCGGAAGAACGCTTATCGTAGGAATGACTCCTTCCGGGTCGCATTATGTACAGGTGTATTGGATTATGGGGAGAAGCACGAACAGCCGCAACCGCGTCTTTGAACTGGATGGATGGAGCGTAAAGAACAAAGCACTTGATCCCGCACAAATGGAAGATCCATCACTAATTATTTATTATCCTATTCGACATTGGGAGAACGTGCACATTGTCTCGAATGGTGATCAAACTGATACTATCTATGATGGGTTGCAGCATAACCGGACCTTCGAACAATCGTTAATGCTTCGAGAGTTTGAACCTGACGCTCCACACTTTACACCGAGAATTTCAGCCGTGATTAACACAGACCTTAAACAGTACAGTTTGTCGATTTTAAAAACACATGAAAACGACCCTTCAGTTTGCTTACGTAATAGTTATCAATACAGCAAGTTTAAGAGTGGCATTGGTCACTGCATTCACACGTATAACTCTGAGCAGAATGGTGTACTAAAGCCATTTGAAGGTGATCCTTTCGAAGTACCACTATTCGATTCAAATAATGAAATAGCAGACTTTTACTGGGAACGTATCAATGCTGAAAACAAAATCGCATTGTTGGTAAAGTTTATTAATGTTTCAAATCAAGATATTCAATTCCAAATTCGAAATAAGCATTCAACTAACGGGACACTATAG
- a CDS encoding TetR/AcrR family transcriptional regulator, whose protein sequence is MEKHSLRYIKKEATAHALSEAAFQLALERGLDGFVVDEIAQRAGYSRRTFANHFTCKEEAVAMAAFPSDDMAGAEEMITELPEGATPLDVLHHWLKAQFTADLFRRMRDLMSLSIRYPTLDPYILSTFRRLQTAARETISFHFQGRFSVGYSHLLIGAVYGAILPVIDGSLQILLPGDSPKETPEVVTFGEYLDTIFDYLRNGF, encoded by the coding sequence GTGGAGAAGCACAGTCTGCGCTATATCAAAAAGGAGGCGACAGCCCACGCCCTGTCAGAGGCGGCATTTCAGCTAGCGCTCGAACGCGGACTGGACGGCTTTGTCGTGGACGAAATCGCCCAGCGCGCCGGTTATTCCCGCAGGACGTTTGCCAATCACTTTACGTGCAAGGAGGAAGCCGTCGCGATGGCTGCCTTCCCTTCCGACGATATGGCCGGCGCGGAAGAAATGATTACGGAATTACCCGAGGGCGCCACACCGCTGGATGTGCTACACCACTGGCTGAAGGCGCAGTTCACCGCGGATCTGTTCCGGAGAATGCGCGACCTGATGTCGTTATCCATACGATATCCCACGTTGGATCCGTATATTCTCAGCACCTTCCGTCGGCTGCAAACGGCGGCCCGCGAGACGATCAGCTTTCATTTTCAAGGACGTTTTTCGGTAGGATACAGCCACTTGCTCATTGGCGCAGTATACGGAGCGATCCTCCCCGTCATCGACGGAAGTCTCCAGATCCTGCTGCCCGGCGATTCTCCCAAGGAAACACCGGAAGTAGTTACCTTCGGCGAATATTTGGATACAATCTTCGACTATTTGCGTAACGGCTTCTGA
- a CDS encoding DoxX family protein yields the protein MDVLSIIFQVILGLGFLLFGLAKFGSKKLVEEFKHYGYPSWFRVFTGLLELVSAVLVIAGIWNKTLAAWGALLIAVTMLGAIFTHVKMKEPSNKQLMPFILLVIAVVIIVNNFDFLLG from the coding sequence ATGGATGTATTATCAATTATTTTTCAAGTCATACTAGGGTTAGGCTTCTTGCTGTTCGGATTAGCAAAGTTTGGATCTAAGAAATTAGTTGAAGAATTTAAGCATTATGGATATCCTTCATGGTTTAGAGTATTTACAGGATTATTAGAATTGGTTTCGGCCGTTCTGGTAATTGCAGGAATCTGGAATAAAACTTTGGCAGCCTGGGGAGCTTTATTAATCGCAGTTACGATGTTGGGAGCCATTTTTACACATGTCAAAATGAAAGAACCATCTAATAAACAACTCATGCCATTTATTTTATTGGTCATAGCAGTGGTAATAATCGTAAACAACTTTGACTTTTTACTTGGATAA
- a CDS encoding MMPL family transporter, which translates to MSTFLYKIGKAAYDKPWAIISSWIVILGIVVAMIGVNGLNISSEMKLEGTESQKVLDKLVQELPQAAGGQASVVFAAAQGERLDTPERLAKITEAINKVYALEYVINPAELVAAAAQGGVSADGDQAAQAATQTEGAQSGKAEQASPESAPAEMPPYMPLMIDNVPVPGVLIATDGSVALFQFQFTVMQTSLPKGVTDSVVEAVKDVEKDPGIAVLPSDSLNVVDIPVGTNEIYGLVIAAIVLVVTLGSIVAAGLPLVVALFGVAIGVGGAFAISSFVTMSSITPVLALMIGLAVGIDYALFIVNRQRRLILDQGLSAREAAARAVGTAGSAVFFAGLTVIIALCGLLIIEISFLSLMALVASVTVFLNVLIALTLLPALLGLMGERICSSKAREKIRSKSADKHGVADRYVKGVVKYRWLVILGVIVILGFAAIPATEMRMGMPNGSTANLDTPQRQSYDAISKGFGEGFNGPLLIVAEPKNPTGTISPEMLGGLVQDIQKVQDVSVVSPLGLNQEGNIAILSLIPKTGPTDTATRDLVQDLRAADSTIAKTYDVTLGVTGFTAINIDMSSKLAEVFPIYIVIIVILSLIILLLVFRSILVPIKATVGFLLSILATYGISTAVFQWGWLSNLFGFDTGGPIMSFMPILATGILYGLAMDYQVFLVSSMREAHVHGHRGVNSVIHGYDQSSRVVVAAAIIMVSVFAGFIFTHDIMIKQIGFALAIGILIDAFLVRMALVPAVMALFGDKAWALPKWLDRILPNLDVEGDKLIAQLNAQDAVASKQEN; encoded by the coding sequence ATGTCAACGTTTCTGTACAAAATAGGTAAAGCTGCCTACGACAAGCCCTGGGCCATCATTTCAAGCTGGATTGTGATCCTGGGCATCGTCGTAGCGATGATTGGCGTCAACGGGCTTAACATCAGCTCGGAGATGAAGCTGGAGGGCACCGAATCTCAAAAGGTTCTCGACAAGCTGGTGCAGGAGCTGCCGCAAGCGGCTGGCGGCCAAGCGAGCGTCGTATTCGCCGCTGCGCAAGGTGAGCGCCTCGATACGCCAGAGCGTCTGGCGAAAATCACCGAAGCGATCAACAAAGTCTATGCGCTGGAATATGTGATTAATCCCGCCGAGCTGGTAGCCGCTGCCGCCCAAGGCGGAGTTTCCGCGGATGGCGACCAGGCCGCACAAGCGGCGACACAAACTGAAGGCGCTCAAAGCGGGAAAGCCGAGCAAGCCTCACCGGAATCGGCGCCCGCCGAAATGCCGCCTTACATGCCGCTGATGATCGACAACGTGCCGGTGCCGGGCGTACTGATCGCCACCGACGGTAGCGTCGCCCTGTTTCAATTCCAGTTTACCGTCATGCAAACTTCCTTGCCGAAGGGTGTCACGGATTCCGTAGTCGAAGCGGTTAAGGACGTCGAGAAAGATCCCGGCATTGCCGTGCTGCCGAGCGATTCTCTAAATGTCGTCGACATCCCGGTCGGCACCAACGAAATCTACGGCTTAGTCATAGCTGCCATTGTACTCGTCGTTACGTTGGGCTCCATCGTTGCGGCCGGTCTGCCGCTGGTCGTCGCGTTGTTCGGCGTGGCGATCGGGGTCGGAGGCGCATTCGCAATCTCAAGCTTCGTCACCATGAGCTCAATTACGCCGGTACTGGCGCTGATGATCGGTCTGGCCGTTGGTATCGACTATGCGCTCTTTATTGTCAACCGCCAGCGCCGCCTTATTCTGGATCAGGGACTGTCGGCTCGCGAAGCGGCTGCCCGAGCGGTCGGCACCGCCGGAAGCGCGGTATTTTTCGCCGGGTTGACGGTTATCATCGCTCTATGCGGCTTACTCATTATCGAAATTTCGTTCCTGAGCTTGATGGCACTCGTTGCTTCGGTGACCGTGTTCCTCAATGTGCTCATCGCGCTCACGCTGCTGCCAGCGCTGCTTGGTCTGATGGGGGAACGCATCTGCTCCAGCAAAGCGCGCGAGAAAATCCGTTCCAAGTCGGCTGACAAGCACGGAGTCGCTGACCGCTATGTCAAAGGCGTCGTCAAATACCGCTGGCTGGTTATCCTGGGCGTGATTGTCATTCTCGGTTTCGCGGCGATTCCGGCCACCGAAATGCGAATGGGCATGCCTAACGGATCGACCGCGAATCTGGATACGCCTCAACGCCAAAGCTATGACGCGATATCCAAGGGCTTTGGGGAAGGCTTCAACGGGCCGTTGCTGATTGTCGCGGAACCGAAGAATCCTACGGGTACCATTTCGCCGGAAATGTTGGGTGGTCTCGTTCAGGATATTCAGAAGGTGCAGGATGTGTCAGTCGTCTCACCGCTCGGGTTGAACCAGGAAGGAAACATAGCCATTCTGAGCCTCATTCCGAAGACAGGCCCGACAGACACGGCGACCCGGGATCTCGTGCAGGATTTGCGCGCTGCCGATTCGACAATTGCCAAAACCTACGATGTAACACTTGGAGTGACGGGGTTCACGGCGATCAACATCGATATGTCATCCAAGCTAGCGGAAGTGTTCCCGATCTATATCGTTATCATTGTCATCCTATCACTCATCATTCTGCTGCTCGTTTTCCGCTCGATTCTTGTGCCGATTAAAGCGACGGTAGGATTCCTGCTCAGCATTCTGGCGACGTATGGCATTTCCACTGCCGTATTTCAATGGGGCTGGTTGAGCAATCTGTTCGGGTTCGACACCGGCGGACCCATCATGAGCTTCATGCCAATCCTGGCAACCGGGATCCTGTACGGTCTGGCTATGGACTACCAGGTGTTCCTCGTTTCGTCCATGCGCGAGGCGCACGTCCATGGACACCGGGGCGTGAATAGTGTGATTCACGGCTACGACCAATCCAGCCGTGTTGTCGTGGCTGCCGCCATCATCATGGTGTCCGTTTTTGCAGGGTTTATTTTCACTCACGACATTATGATCAAACAAATCGGCTTTGCACTGGCCATCGGCATCCTGATCGATGCGTTCCTGGTGCGGATGGCGCTTGTCCCCGCCGTCATGGCACTCTTCGGAGACAAGGCGTGGGCACTGCCCAAATGGCTGGACCGTATCCTGCCGAACCTGGACGTCGAAGGCGACAAACTGATCGCCCAGCTCAACGCCCAGGATGCGGTTGCCTCGAAACAAGAGAACTGA
- a CDS encoding RHS repeat domain-containing protein, with protein MLSQFDYEYDSNGNITAVTDATGRTGYQYDKLNRLKKTSRPNGTVIDYTYVVRGNRQSMTTTSNTAPIFADGDNTFDKWDRQSGVTRGGATTTFAYQVDGLRSKKTTSAVVRYVYNNNGEVIGSFNASNQLGANYIRGDRLLSHFAAGVLDSASLDVAGVTIFGGSNNDYYRGNISGHAGVSAVSGAMMAGGTYIGGGGALVCLTAERDALQVYLQW; from the coding sequence GTGCTATCGCAGTTCGACTACGAATATGACAGCAACGGCAATATCACTGCAGTTACCGATGCGACGGGAAGAACCGGCTACCAATACGACAAGCTGAATCGACTGAAGAAAACGAGTCGACCGAACGGTACGGTTATCGATTACACGTACGTTGTCCGCGGCAATCGGCAGTCGATGACGACGACTAGCAACACGGCCCCTATATTCGCAGACGGAGACAACACGTTCGACAAGTGGGATCGCCAATCCGGTGTAACGCGCGGGGGAGCAACGACGACCTTTGCCTACCAGGTCGATGGCCTCAGAAGCAAGAAGACAACATCTGCCGTTGTCCGTTACGTCTACAACAACAACGGGGAAGTCATCGGGTCATTCAACGCATCCAACCAACTTGGCGCCAATTACATTCGTGGTGATCGGCTATTATCACACTTTGCGGCCGGGGTATTAGATTCAGCCTCGCTAGATGTTGCCGGTGTAACAATATTTGGCGGTTCCAACAATGACTATTACAGAGGAAACATCTCTGGCCACGCAGGAGTTTCTGCAGTTTCGGGAGCAATGATGGCTGGTGGAACGTATATTGGCGGTGGAGGAGCACTAGTCTGTCTCACCGCGGAGCGGGATGCATTGCAAGTGTACCTGCAATGGTAG
- a CDS encoding phosphotransferase has translation MENLQFLFKDPITQQSELSPGYDDHASDVWLVKTENEEVVVRTTRMLERPNNDFWYGCNKLFGVDPRNVHEMEYINNTLRKFSTIPIPKVIRKGSMNERQFVVVEKLEGGVCRSFDDQPQSLIESLGEGIASIHKYKSDYVGTASGRFRTPIKNFHDELIATISELARIYYKNDIQAQKLLPKMIDMLKALPTPTHSSFVLVDMDPSQFITNSEVITGLVDTEVYVLGPRELDFIGLEYLMNKHSADIFKNAYHKHLSLPDLELYRVPYRFFYRLLRVQGSVDWDEWLNHPKLF, from the coding sequence TTGGAGAACTTACAGTTTTTATTTAAGGACCCAATAACTCAACAATCAGAATTAAGCCCTGGATACGATGATCATGCAAGTGATGTGTGGCTTGTAAAAACAGAGAATGAAGAGGTTGTTGTCCGAACAACAAGAATGTTAGAGAGACCTAATAATGACTTTTGGTATGGATGTAATAAGTTGTTCGGGGTTGACCCAAGAAATGTCCATGAGATGGAGTATATTAATAACACCTTGAGAAAGTTCAGCACTATTCCTATTCCTAAAGTAATAAGAAAAGGAAGCATGAACGAAAGACAATTTGTTGTTGTAGAAAAACTAGAAGGGGGAGTTTGTCGTTCTTTTGACGATCAGCCACAATCATTAATTGAAAGTTTAGGCGAGGGAATAGCAAGTATACATAAATATAAATCCGATTATGTAGGAACAGCTTCAGGTAGGTTCAGAACACCTATAAAGAATTTCCATGATGAGTTAATTGCTACCATAAGTGAGTTGGCTAGAATTTATTACAAAAATGACATACAAGCACAAAAGTTACTCCCTAAAATGATAGATATGCTTAAGGCTTTACCTACTCCAACTCACTCGTCATTTGTTCTAGTCGATATGGACCCTTCACAATTTATTACTAATAGTGAAGTAATCACAGGTCTCGTTGACACAGAAGTGTATGTATTAGGTCCAAGGGAATTAGATTTCATTGGTCTGGAATATTTAATGAATAAGCATTCCGCGGATATATTTAAAAATGCTTATCATAAACATTTATCTCTACCTGATTTGGAGTTGTATAGAGTCCCATATCGCTTCTTTTATCGTTTACTAAGAGTTCAAGGTAGCGTAGATTGGGACGAATGGTTAAATCACCCTAAGTTATTTTAA
- a CDS encoding lipocalin-like domain-containing protein, with product MGKTIKNARLANSDSDYKKLNIVLDQAQPREDGLRTTGREGTYEWWYTDAEFEDGTTIVTIFYTKNYFDVPGPAQPTVDIDITHPDGTKTLKSFQESRGTVINAQKDICDVSIGKSYLKYIDGIYILHFEEGDIKYHATMTSKIPMWRPDTGHWFYGNQDEHFFAWFVAQPASAIEANLTIGNQTTKLKGTGYHDHNWGNIGMNKLMNHWYWGRAKVEGYDIIACDIIAEKNYNYKRLPVFMIAKDGEILTDDQSHTKITREDTFEHPTTKKFMDNHLIYKQPVSNKETYTVEFIRKRDIVSVSLLGKVARLKATIAKLLGANPTYTRILGEVRLTHDKDGVKTVYVHEGLWEQMFFGNNKNSIINSK from the coding sequence ATGGGGAAAACCATTAAAAATGCCAGACTAGCGAATTCGGATTCCGATTACAAAAAATTAAATATTGTGCTAGACCAGGCGCAGCCTAGAGAAGATGGATTGAGAACTACAGGTCGTGAAGGTACTTATGAATGGTGGTACACCGATGCTGAATTTGAAGACGGAACGACGATCGTTACAATTTTTTATACTAAAAATTACTTTGACGTTCCTGGTCCCGCACAACCGACCGTAGATATTGATATCACGCATCCCGACGGTACAAAGACTTTAAAGTCTTTTCAAGAATCCAGAGGAACTGTGATCAACGCCCAAAAAGACATATGTGACGTTAGCATAGGCAAATCCTATCTAAAATATATTGATGGAATATATATTCTGCATTTTGAAGAAGGGGATATTAAATATCATGCTACCATGACTTCAAAAATACCGATGTGGCGTCCAGATACAGGACATTGGTTCTACGGTAATCAGGATGAGCATTTCTTTGCCTGGTTCGTCGCTCAGCCTGCTTCTGCTATAGAAGCTAATTTAACCATTGGGAATCAAACAACTAAGCTTAAAGGAACGGGCTATCATGACCATAACTGGGGAAATATTGGCATGAATAAGCTGATGAATCACTGGTATTGGGGACGTGCGAAAGTTGAGGGCTACGATATCATTGCATGTGACATTATTGCAGAGAAAAATTATAACTACAAACGTCTGCCTGTGTTCATGATTGCAAAAGATGGTGAAATCTTAACCGATGATCAGTCGCATACTAAGATTACGAGGGAAGACACATTTGAACATCCAACAACCAAAAAATTTATGGATAATCATTTAATTTACAAACAACCGGTTTCCAATAAGGAAACTTATACGGTTGAGTTTATTAGAAAAAGAGATATTGTCTCTGTTAGTCTTCTGGGTAAAGTCGCGCGTCTTAAAGCCACGATTGCAAAATTATTAGGTGCCAATCCAACGTACACCCGAATCCTTGGTGAAGTTCGCTTGACTCATGACAAAGATGGAGTAAAGACGGTATATGTACACGAAGGATTATGGGAACAGATGTTTTTTGGTAACAACAAAAACTCTATTATTAATTCCAAGTAA
- a CDS encoding alpha/beta fold hydrolase, translated as MHPYSSGNYQIPNPNYPFVPQGQYYNPYSEPGWVWWNYPQDYGGSYRLMAPQRLTFVLVHGSWADAHFWDGVAAVLRSQGNIVYTPEYAGHGTDSNKKVTHAMITKSVVDYIKQLNLLDIILVGHSFGGTVIQKVAEQVPDRIKRLVFWDAFVLKDGESLADELPPQTRQSFEELRKMSNDDTIMLPFDTFRALFVNIATTDDAKLFYTSVAPEPAKPLFENLDLKAFYTLQIPKSYVYFYQDNVLPQGEGYGWNPHMSIRLGLFRLIVGDGDHFTDTRTRPAYLAQKIFDASRD; from the coding sequence GTGCATCCTTATTCTTCTGGGAATTATCAAATCCCAAATCCTAATTATCCGTTCGTACCACAGGGACAGTATTATAACCCTTATTCCGAACCGGGATGGGTTTGGTGGAATTATCCTCAAGATTATGGAGGAAGCTATCGCCTAATGGCACCTCAGCGGCTAACCTTCGTACTTGTGCATGGTTCCTGGGCAGATGCTCACTTTTGGGACGGTGTAGCTGCAGTACTGCGTAGTCAAGGGAACATAGTCTACACCCCAGAATACGCAGGTCATGGAACTGATTCAAATAAAAAAGTCACGCATGCAATGATTACGAAATCAGTCGTTGATTATATAAAACAGCTGAACCTGCTCGACATTATTCTCGTTGGGCACAGCTTTGGTGGAACAGTCATTCAAAAAGTTGCAGAACAGGTACCCGATCGTATCAAGCGCTTGGTTTTCTGGGATGCGTTTGTATTAAAAGATGGCGAATCGCTTGCTGACGAATTACCGCCCCAAACGAGACAAAGTTTTGAAGAGCTCAGAAAGATGTCAAATGATGATACAATCATGCTTCCTTTTGATACATTTCGGGCATTGTTCGTAAATATAGCCACCACCGATGATGCTAAACTCTTTTATACAAGTGTAGCTCCGGAACCGGCTAAACCACTTTTCGAGAATCTGGATCTTAAAGCTTTCTATACGTTACAAATCCCTAAAAGTTATGTGTATTTCTACCAAGATAATGTTTTGCCTCAAGGGGAGGGCTACGGTTGGAATCCCCATATGTCAATAAGACTCGGTTTATTCCGCCTAATCGTTGGCGATGGGGACCACTTTACGGATACGCGCACAAGACCGGCGTATTTGGCGCAAAAGATTTTCGATGCGAGTCGGGATTGA
- a CDS encoding TetR/AcrR family transcriptional regulator → MYTGTNPSAIRSQKWIRDSLLQLLKEKPYKKISIKEITERGDLARQTFYQLFNSKEEILEYHLDHLFHEYLIKIQDLEVATTAELARLYFVFFHNNENFIHQLIKNDLVNILNQKFYSYLSEIHIVLKHTQVHSEYATAFISSGLVGILIFWFKQNKTMSIEQLALLVSDILNANDFMEKSNS, encoded by the coding sequence TTGTATACTGGAACAAATCCATCAGCAATACGATCACAAAAATGGATTAGAGATTCATTGCTGCAATTGTTAAAGGAAAAGCCATATAAAAAAATATCGATAAAAGAGATTACTGAACGAGGGGATCTTGCCAGGCAAACATTTTATCAATTATTTAATTCCAAAGAAGAAATTTTAGAATATCACCTCGATCATTTATTTCATGAATATCTTATTAAAATTCAAGATTTAGAGGTCGCAACTACAGCCGAGTTAGCCAGATTATATTTTGTTTTTTTTCATAATAACGAAAATTTCATTCATCAACTTATTAAAAATGACTTAGTCAACATCTTGAATCAAAAGTTTTATTCTTATTTAAGTGAAATTCATATTGTACTTAAGCATACCCAAGTCCATTCTGAGTATGCGACAGCTTTCATTTCCTCTGGTTTAGTAGGTATACTCATATTCTGGTTTAAACAAAATAAAACAATGTCCATTGAACAACTGGCATTGTTGGTAAGTGACATTCTTAATGCAAATGATTTTATGGAGAAGAGCAACTCCTAA